The genomic region TCGCTCGGCGTGTGGAAGAACACATCGATGTCGCGTCGGGCCGCGGCCAGCGCGATGACGCCGCCGGCCTGCGCGGTGCCCATGACGGTCGAGACGTTCTGCTGGGAGAACACCCGCTCGATCGCGATGACGTCGGGCCGGTGGGTGTCCATCCAATACTCGACCGTCTCGCTGATCGCCAACAACCGCCGGTGCAGCGGATCGGCCGAGGGGGTGCGCACCACGTCGACGTCCAGCGCGATGACCTGACGGCCTCGGCCGCTCTCGATCACGGAGAGGCCGCATCGCGTCAATCCGGGGTCGACTCCCATCACCCGCACGTCAGGACCCTTCTGTGAACACCTGTTCGAGAGCTTAGCGGCCTACTCGGACGCCGACGGGCAAGGACACGCCCGTTCAGATCATGAAGTGACCGCCACGGGCGCCTGTGGTCACCTCGAGCAGGATTTCGCTCACGCGCCGCTCAGCGGCGCGCCATCCGCGCACTCTTTCGCGGCCGACCTCGTGCCCGTCGCACTCGATCACGACCACCCAGCGCACGCCGGCGAACTTGGCCAGCAGCCAGAACGGCCACAGCGCGACGAACACCAACCCGACCAGGACCGCAAGCAGGTCCGTGAAATCGAGGACGTCGCCGGGAAACGGCCACCAATCGCGGTGCACTGACCAGACCCTGCCGTTCCTGTCGACGATCACTGCCATGTGCCTATTTTGCTTGGCGCACCGAGAGATCCGCGTCACGACGCCCCGACGTCGATGTGACGTCGGCGCACAATCTCGCTAACGTCGCGAAGAACTGACCTCGATCCCTGGAGTTGAACTCACCCGATGCCCGAAGAACAGGAACTGGAGACCGCTGCGACCAACCTCGCCGTCACCTCGGCCTGGGCCGCAGGCGCCATGGTGGCCGCCTTCCTGGTAGGAGTGATGCTCACCTGGGTGATGTCGAGGTTCGGGCGGCGCAGTGGCGCGCTGTGCGACATCGCGACGCTGACCCGGATGCCGCTGCGCACGGTGTTGATGGTCTTCGCCGCGTCGGTCGCGGTCAAGCAGACCTCCGACCCGTCGGACTCCTGGCGCGGCTGGGTCGACCACACGCTGCTGATCATCCTGATCACGGCCATCACCTGGCTGCTCACCAGCCTGGTTCGGGTGGCGGAGCGGCGTACGATCGCGGCCTACGGCGGCGGCAGCGAGGAGATCTCGGACGCCGACCGCAAATGGCGCCGCGTGCGCACCCAGGTACAGGTGTTGCGCCGGCTCGGCATCGCGATCGTGGTGATCCTGGGCGGCGCGACGATCCTGATGACGTTCCCGTCGTTCTCCGACATCGGCACGACGGTGTTCGCATCGGCCGGTGTGTTGTCGGTGGTGGCCGGCCTGGCCGCGCAGACCTCGTTGGGGGCGGTGTTCGCCGGCATGCAGATCGCGTTCTCCGGTGCCATCCGGGTCGGCGACGTGGTGCAGCTCGAAGACGGCCAGTGGTGGGGCCGCATCGAGGAGATCACCTTGAGCTACGTCGTCGTGCGGCTGTGGGACGAGCGGCGGCTGGTGCTGCCGTGCACGTACTTCACCACCGAGCCGTTCGAGAACTGGACCCGCAGCGCCACCGAGCTGATGGGCACCGTGGAGTTCGACGTCGACTTCTACGTGCCGTTCAACGAGATGCGCGCCGAACTGGACCGGCTGCTGGCCGCGAGCGAACTGTGGGACGGCCGTCGCGGTGTGCTGCAGGTCACCGACGCCGTCGGCGGGGTGGTCCGGGTACGGATCGTGGTCAGCGCGGACAACGCGGGCGCCCTGTTCGACCTGCGGTGTGCCGTCCGCGAAGGAATGGTCAACTGGGTGCAGCGCACCAAGGGCGCCGCCCCGATGCAGCGCTTCGAGCCGGCGACGACGCCGTCGGAGCACATACCGGACCAGGCCCGCGACCGCGACTCGCCGCGTGTGTCGGCCGGCATGTTCTCGGGCAGCCCGGAGGCCGACGAGCGCGCCCGGGCGTTCGACCATTCCGAGGACCACGACGAGTTAGCGCGGTCCAACGGCAGCAGGTGAGCGTGGCGCCAACGCGACACCCCGGTAGCGCGGGGCCAGCGCGGTGCCGGCCGCCAGCAGCGGTTCGACGCTGCGCAGAGTGCGGGCAAGCACGAACGCCCCCTCCAGCGCGGCGATCAGCGCGAGTGTGACGCCGCGGGCCCTTGCCGGGTCGAGGCCCCGCGCAGCGAAGTACGCGGCGCCACCATCAATCCAGCCGGTGAACACCGACGCCGTCGTCGCGCGGAGTTCGTCGACGGTGTCGGCGACCTCCGCGGCGACGCTGGCGACCGGGCACATGTTCGCGAAGCCAGTGCCCGCCATGTCGTCGGCGGCCTGCCGGAACAACCCGTCGATCGCGTCGCCCAGATCGTCGAATCCGTCCACGATCGACGGAATGAGCAGCCCGTAGGCCGCCCCCGCATTGCTCAGCGCCTCGCGTGCGATCTGCACCTTCCCCCCGCGGAAGTGGTGGTAGAGCGAGCCGATAGGGGCGCCGGACGCGGCGGCGATGTCCTTGATGGCAACGGCCGCGTATCCACGGTGCCGCATCAATTCGGCGGTCGCGATCAGGATCGATTCTCGGGTGGATCTTGCCATCGACGCCTCCCTGTGGTCAGACTAGAGCATACGTTCTAGAATCAACATTCTAGTGGAGGGCTTCATGCCGACCGTCGAAGTCGCCGCCGGGACCGTCGAGTACCGCGAGGAGGGTGACCCGCAGGGGCCGCCCGTCGTGCTCCTGCACGGCCTGCTGATGAACGACACCCAGTGGAGGCTCGCGCTGCCCCACCTGCCGGCCGGTTTCCGGTATCTGCTGCCGGTGCTGCCGCTGGGCGGTCATCGCATCCCAATGCGCGAGGACGCCGACCTGACGCTGGCAGGCATGGTGCACCTCGTCGCCGACTTCCTCGACGCGCTCGACCTGGCCGATCTCACCCTCGTCGTGTCGGACTGGGGTGGCCCGCTGTTTCTCACCGACATCGGCCGCGACAAACGGGTTGCGCGGCTGGTCATCTGCCCGTCGGAAGCCTTCGACAATTTTCCGCCGGGCCTACCGGGCAAGATCGCCTGGCTGGCCAGCCGCACCACCGGGACCGTGGCGCTTGCGATGCGGCAATTGCGGATCGGTTGGCTGCGCCGCCGGTGGTTCATGTTTGGACAGATGGCGAAAAAGCCCGTGCCGCAACACATCGTCGAGGACTGGACGGCGGTGGGGCTGGCCGACGCCCGAATCCGCCGCGACCTCGTCAAGTACTGCCGGAGCAGGTTCGACGGCGCCGACCTGATCCGGGCCACCGATCGGCTGCGCGACTTCGACGGTCCTGCACTGGTGTTGTGGAGCCACAACCCCGTCATGCCGGCGGAGCACGGGGAGCGGCTGAAAGCGCTGCTGCCCAACGCAACGCTGAGCCACGTCGACGACGCTTACGTGCTCGTGATGCTCGATCAGCCCGAGCGGACGGCCGCCGCGATCGGCGAGTTCCTCGCCTCCTAGGCGTCGAACACATTTCTCCCATCGCCACTACCGCGTGGCGATCGATTTCTAGTCGTCGGTGTCGAGTTCGGCTGCGACGTCGTCGCCGATCTCGATGTTGGTGTAGACGTCCTGGACGTCGTCGAGATCCTCCAGCGCGTCGACCAGCTTCATGATCTTGCGGGCACCTTCGGCGTCGAGTGGGACGGTCACCGACGGCTCGAACCCGGCCTCGGCAGATTCGTAGTCGATGCCGGCGTCCTGCAACGCGGTGCGCACCGTGACGAGATCACCGGGCTCGCAGAGGACTTCGAAGGTGTCGTCGAGATCGTTGACGTCTTCGGCACCGGCATCGAGCACGGCGGCGAGCACGTCGTCCTCGGTGAGGCCGTTCTTCTCGAGGGTGATGACGCCCTTGCGAGAGAACAGGTACGCCACCGACCCGGGGTCGGCCATGTTCCCCCCGTTGCGGGTCATCGCCACGCGAACCTCGCCCGCGGCGCGGTTGCGGTTGTCGGTCAGACACTCTACGAGCACCGCGACACCGTTGGGCCCATAGCCTTCGTAGGTGATGTTCTGGTACTCGGCGCCACCGGCTTCCTCACCGCTGCCGCGCTTGCGTGCCCGTTCGATGTTGTCGTTGGGCACCGACGACTTCTTCGCCTTCTGGATCGCGTCGTAGAGAGTCGGGTTGCCGGCGGGGTCACCGCCGCCGACGCGCGCGGCGACCTCGACGTTCTTGATCAGCTTGGCGAACATCTTGCCGCGGCGTGCATCGATGACGGCCTTCTTGTGCTTGGTGGTGGCCCACTTGGAATGGCCGCTCATCGGGCATGACCTCTTTTCGCTCACTGCAAAGTCCGGTCAACGAGTCTACGTGCCCACCGAAGTGCCTCGCGGGGGTCACCGCGGCGAAGCGGGTGCGGGCCGACAGATGCTCCGCCCGGACCATCCCTGTTAGCTCCGACACAGCACTAGCCGAGCTAACTTACTCTGGAGTAAGATCGCGGTATGTCGTTTTCGCTCGAGTTGTCGCCCGATCTCGTCCACATCCGCGACTGGGTCCACGAATTCGCCGCCGACGTCATCCGACCGGCCGCCGCCGAGTGGGACGAACGCGAGGAGACGCCGTGGCCGATCATCCAGGAGGCGGCCAAGGTCGGCATCTACTCCGTGGAGTTCTTCGCCGAACAGTCAGCCGAGCCGTCGGGCCTGGGCATGCTGACCGTGTTCGAGGAGATGTTCTGGGGTGACGCCGGGATCGCACTGTCGATCTTGGGCACCGGGCTGGCTGCGGCCTCACTCGCCGCCAACGGCACCCCCGAGCAGATGGGCGAGTGGCTGCCGCAGATGTTCGGCACCGTCGACGATCCGAAGGTCGCGTCGTTCTGCTCCTCCGAACCCGGGGCGGGCTCGGACGTCGGCGCGATCCTGACCAAGGCCCGGTACGACGAAGCCAAGGACGAGTGGGTGCTCAACGGCACCAAGACCTGGGCCACCAATGGTGGCATCGCCGACGTCCACGTCGTCGTCGCCTCGGTGCATCCCGACCTGGGCACCCGTGGGCAGGCGACGTTCATCATCCCGCCGGGCACGCCGGGGTTCCGTCAGGGCCAGAAGTTCCTCAAGCACGGAATCCGCGCGTCGCACACCGCCGAGGTGGTGCTCGACGACGTGCGCATCCCCGGCAACCTGATCGTCGGAGGCCGCGAGAAGTTCGAGGAGCGGATCGCACGGGTGCGCGAGGGCCGCAGCTCCAAGAGTCAGGCCGCGCTGGCGACCTTCGAGCGGACGCGGCCGACGGTCGGTGCGATGGCGGTAGGCGTCGCGCGCGCGGCCTACGAGTATGCGCTCGACTACGCTCGCCAGCGCGAGCAGTTCGGCCGCAAGATCGGCGAATTCCAGGCCATCGCCTTCAAGTTGGCCGACATGAAAGCACGTCTCGACGCGGCCCGGCTGTTGGTGTGGCGGGCCGGCTGGATGGCGCGCAACGGCAAGCCGTTCGACAATGCTGAGGGTTCGATGGCCAAGCTGGTCGCCAGCGAGACCGCGGTATACGTCACCGACGAGGCCATCCAGATCCTCGGTGGCAACGGCTACACTCGCGAGTATCCCGTCGAGCGGATGCACCGCGACGCCAAGATCTTCACGATCTTCGAGGGCACCAGCGAGATCCAGCGCCTCGTGATCGGCCGCGCCGTGACGGGTCTGGCCATCCGCTGACCCGGCGGCTTGTGCACCGCTACCGGCGGTGGCCGCCGCTGGCGGTGCACAGATCGCTAGAGCAGGTCGACGAAGAGTTTGTGGATGCGGCGGTCGCCGGTCATCTCCGGGTGGAACGCCGTCGCGAGTCGCTGTCCCTGCCGCACGGCGACGATGTGGCCGCCGGCCTCGCCGAGCACCTCGACGTCCGGACCGACGCGTTCCACCCACGGCGCCCTGATGAACACCGCGTGCACGGGTCCGTCGACGCCGCTGAATTCGATGTCGTCCTCGAAGGAATCGACCTGGCGGCCGAATGCGTTGCGCCGCACCGTCATGTCGATACCTTCCAGCGGCGCGGCATCGCGGCCGGACACCCCGGCATCGAGGATCTCGGACGCGAGCAGGATCATTCCCGCACACGAGCCGTAGGCCGGCATGCCGTCGGCCAGCCGCGACCGCAACGGCTCGAGCAGTTCGAGTTCGCGCAGCAGGTGGGTCATCGTGGTCGACTCCCCACCCGGAATCACCAGGGCATCGACGGTTTGGAGCTCTCGAAGCCGCCGTACGGTCGACGCCTCGGCACCTGCCTCCCGCAGGGCGGCCAGGTGCTCGCGGGTGTCGCCCTGCAGCGCCAGGACGCCCACGTGGGGCGTGCTCATGGTTGGTAGCCGCGCTTGTAGCGGGTGAGCCCTTCCTGCATGACCGCCGCGACCATCTCGCCGTACTGGTTGAAGATCTTGCCCTGGCACAGCGATCGACCGCCCGAGGCCGACGGCGAGGACTGGTCGTAGAGCAGCCACTCGTCGGCGCGGAACTGCCGCATGAACCACATCGCGTGATCCAGCGAGGCGACCTGCAGGTGCTTACGCTCGAGCGGGTAGTTCACCTGCGCCGAGCCGAGCAGCGTGAGGTCACTCATGTACGCCAGCGCACAGATGTGCAGCACCGAGTCGTCGGGCAACGGATCACGGTGCCTGAACCATACCTGCTGCTGAGATGCCTTGCCAGGCAACTTGTTCAGTACGTCGCGCGGGACGATCCGGACATCCCATTCGTCGAACTGGCGAAAGCTCGCGTCGTCGAAGAGCTTGCTGACCGAGACGAAGTCCGCGGCGTCGTCGGGTGTCGGCGCGACAGGCATCACATCCTGATGTTCGATGCCGCTCTGGTCGGTCTGGAACGACGCCGACATCGAGAAGATGGTCTCGCCGTGCTGAATCGCATTGACCCGTCGGGTGCTGAAAGATCCGCCGTCACGCAACCGTTCGACGATGTAGACCGTCGGCGCCTTGGCATCACCCGGTCGGAGGAAATAGCCGTGCAGCGAGTGCACCTGAAACTCCGGCTTGACCGTGCGCACGGCCGAGACCAGCGACTGGCCCGCCACGTGGCCACCGAAAGTCCTTTGCAGAAAGCCGGATTCGGGGCTGAAGACGCTCCCGCGATAGATGTTGACCTCGAGTTGCTCGAGATCAAGAATCTCTTCGATCGCCATGGGGCTATGGCTGTCCGCTCTTCGCGCAAGCGTTCATCGCCGTATTACCAGCCTCGTTCGGCGAGGCGATGCGGGGTTGCGACGTCCTCGACGTTTATGCCGACCATCGCTTCACCCAGTCCCCGCGAGACCTTGGCCAGCACATCGGGATCGTCGTAGAACGTGGTGGCCTTGACGATCGCGGCGGCGCGGGCGGCGGGATCGCCGGACTTGAAGATGCCCGAGCCCACGAACACGCCCTCGGCGCCGAGTTGCATCATCATCGCCGCGTCGGCCGGGGTGGCGATGCCGCCGGCGGTGAACAGCGTCACCGGCAGCTTGCCTGCCCGGGCGACCTCGACCACCAGATCGTATGGCGCCTGCAATTCCTTTGCGGCGACATACAACTCGTCCTCGGACAACGATGTGAGGTGACGGATCTCGCCGCCGATCTTGCGCATGTGGGTGGTCGCGTTGGACACGTCGCCGGTGCCGGCTTCACCCTTGGAGCGGATCATCGCCGCGCCTTCGGTGATGCGGCGTAGCGCCTCGCCCAGGTTGGTCGCCCCGCAGACGAACGGCACCGTGAACTTCCACTTGTCGACGTGGTGGGCGTAATCGGCGGGAGTGAGCACCTCGGACTCGTCGATGTAGTCCACACCGAGGCTCTGCAGGATCTGTGCCTCCACGAAGTGCCCGATGCGCACCTTGGCCATCACCGGGATGGTGACCGCGGAGATGATGCCCTCGATGAGATCAGGATCACTCATCCGGGCGACCCCGCCCTGGGCCCGAATGTCGGCCGGGACGCGTTCGAGCGCCATGACGGCCACCGCGCCGGCGCCCTCGGCGATGCGCGCCTGCTCGGGGGTGACGACGTCCATGATGACGCCGCCCTTGAGCATCTCGGCCATGCCGCGCTTGACCCGCGCGGTACCGGTCTGGGTGACCGACCCGTTGTTCGGTGCGGTATCCACTGCTATCTCCTCCGAATCGCTACTGATCCAGTTTAGGGTCAGGTGCAAATGTGTTGAATCCGCATCTCAGCGGATCGACTGCAGTTCCCGCCGCGCCACCCCGTCGCGCGCGTCAGCGATCGCATTGGCTTGTTCCAGCAATTCGCCGAGTTGCAGCGGGTAGACGGTTTCGCCCCTGGCGACCAGTTCCTCAATCATTGTCGCATCACACCAGCGGTGGCCGTGAATATAGGCCCGCTCCAGGCCGGTGCGCCCCGCGGCCGAGGGCTCGAAGTGCCGCGTGCGGTGCACGAAGAACATCTCCTCGCTGCGGATGACCGAACCGTTGAAGTCGATCACCGCATCCCGCCGCCACACCGGACCGATCATGTCGGTGGGCTCGACCCGCAGACCGGTCTCCTCGGCGATCTCACGGGCCGCGGCCTGTGCCAGCGTCTCCCCCGCCTGCACGGCGCCGCCGACGGTGAACCACCAGCGCGGCTCTGGGCCGCCCGAACCGTCCCGCCGAGCGGGGTCCGATCCGCACAGCAGCAGCACCGCGCCCCTGTCGTCGAGCAGCACGATGCGCGCCGAGACGCGTTTGTTCACCGAAGGCACCGGTTCGGGCCGCTCGACGATCTCGAAATACGTCGGCAACGCCGCTGTTCCGCCCAGCCGCAGAATCCGCACCGCGGGCCGTTCGCGCAGTGCGAGCGTGTCACGGACCGCGTCGTTGTGGAAGCGTCTGGCCAGCAGCACCCGCGCTTCGGAGTCGGCCAGCTCGGCCACCAGCGGTAGCGGCAGCGACGCGGGCTCCACCGCCGCCAGCGCAGCCGACAGCTCGTTCTCGGCCGCTTCGCGCGCATGCCGCGGCGCCCGTTCGGCGGCGTCGGCCAGTGCCGCCAGCCGCTTGCCCTCCGGGCCGCCGCCATAGGCGTCGACGGCGACCGCGCGGGCCACCACGGCGCGCCGGGCCAACACGCCGTCGAGCGCCTGCCAGGACAGGTCGTAGCGGACATGCAGCCGGTCCAGCCGGTGCGCGGTCTGCAACGCCCATGCGCCCACGGCCAGGATGATCACCACCAGCACCGCCAGCGTGATCACCACCAACCAGGTGATCACCGCACGCCGCCGCTCGTCCGCCGTGGCTTGGTCCGCGTCGCACCCTCCCCGGCGACCGTCACCTTGATGCTCGAACCCGAGACCGTTTCGTAGACCCGCATGATCTGACGCGCCACCACCGACCAGTCGTAGCGCTGGACGGCGTCCGCGCCCGCCGCGATGTAGCGACGGCGCAACTCGTCGTCGGCGAGCACCTCGATCAGCCCGTTGGCCAACGCATCGGCGTCGTCGATAGGCACCAGCAGTCCCGCCGCCCCGTCCTCGAGCACCCGCCGGAAGGCGTCCAGGTCGCTGGCCACCACCGGTGTGCCCGCAGCCATCGCCTCCACCAGCACGATGCCGAAGCTCTCGCCGCCGGTGTGCGGCGCGCAGTACACGTCGGCGCTGCGCATCGCCGACGCCTTCTGCCGGTCGTCCACCTGGCCGAGGAATCGCAGGTGTCGCGCGAATCGGCCTGCGTCATCGCGCAGTTCGTCCTCGTCGCCGCGGCCGACCACCAGAACCTCGATATCGGGGAATCGTTCGACCAGTCGCGGCAGCGCCCGCAGCAGCACGGCCACGCCCTTGCGAGGCTCGTCGTAGCGGCCCAGGAAAAGCACCGATCGGCCCGTCCGCGGGTATCCCTCGAGCGGTGGCGCATCCGCGAACGACGCCACGTCGACACCGTTGGGAATCTCTACCGCATCGCTGCCCAGCGCCTCCATCTGCCAGCGCCGTGCCAGATCCGACACCGCGATTCTGCCGACGATCTTCTCGTGCATCGGCCGCAAGATCGGCTCGAACACGGTGAGCGTCAACGACTTCGTCGTCGAGGTGTGGAAGGTCGCCACGATCGGGCCTTCGGCGATGTTGAGCGCCAGCATCGACAGGCTAGGCGCGTTGGGCTCGTGCAGGTGCAACACGTCGAACCGGCCGTCGGCCAGCCATCGCTTCACCATGCGGTGGGTGGCCGGCCCGAACCGCAGCCTGGCGATGGAGCCGTTGTAGGGGATCGGCACGGCCTTGCCGCCCGAGACGACGTAGTCCGGCAGGTCGGCGTTAGGCGAGGCGGGTGCGAGCACGCTGACGTCGTGGCCCCGATCGTGCATCACCTTGGCCAGTTGCAGCACGTGCGACTGGACTCCCCCGGGCACGTCGAACGAATACGGGCACACCATGCCGATGCGCATCAGACCGGCCTCTTCTTCGCGTTCTTCGCACGGCCGCTCATGAGCCCGTCTCCAGGGCGGCCCGCCGCGCCGCGGGAAGGTCGGCCAGCCACTGCGGCTGCATCATGTGCCAGTCGGCCGGGTGCGCGGCGATGTTGCTGGCGAACCGGTCCGCCAGCGCCTGGGTGATGACGGTGACATCACCCGACGAGGCGTCCACCTCCGGGAACACCTGCATGCCCCAGCCGTCGCGCTCGAACCAGCAGTGCACCGGCAGAAGCGCCGCACCGGTGGCGATCGCCAGCTTTGCCGAGCCCGCGGGCATGCGGGTGGCCTCGCCGAAGAAGTCGACCTGCACCCCGCTCCGGCTCAAGTCGCGCTCGGCCATCAGGCACACCACCCCGTTGGACCGCAACCGCTCCAGCAACACGTCGAACGGCGGCCGGTCACCCCCGGTCAGCGGGACCACCTCGAAGCCCAGGCTCTCGCGGTATGCGACGAACCGGTTGTACAGCGACTCGGGCTTGAGTCGCTCGGCGACGGTGGTGAACGTGCCGTGATTCTGCACCAGCCACACCCCGGCCATGTCCCAGTTTCCGCTGTGGGGCAGCGCCAGGATCGCGCCGCGTCCCGCGTCGAGCGCCGACCAGAGGCGGTCGATGTCGTGCACGACGAGTTCTCGGCCGAGCGCTTCGTGGTTCATGGTGGGCAACCGGAACGCCTCTCGCCAGTACCGCGCGTAGGAGGCCAGCGAAGCGCGCATCAGCCCGTCAGGCAACCGCTCGGGCGACACACCGACCACCCGGGCGAGGTTCTTGCGCAGCTGTTCCGGTCCACCGCCCCGCGCCGCGTAGTGTGCGCCGGCCTCAAATGCGTTCCGCGCGAAGAATTCCGGCATCGCGCGAACGAGTCGCCAGCCGGTGGCATACCCCCAGTCCGCGATCCGGCCACCCAGTGGGCCGGCCGGGGCCGTCGGTCCGGAGGGGGTGGTCGTCACGGCTCTTTCGCCTCGGTTCCGTCGCTCCCGTCGCCGTCGTCGCGCTTGGCGAGCCGGTCCATCGCCCCGGGCGACGTCCGCACCTCGTGCACCCGCTGGCCGAGCGTGATCAGGCTCGTCACCGCCAGCACCCACATCGCGACGTGCAGCAGCCACGGCACCCCGAACAGCCCCGACAGTCCCGCCCCGAGCAGCACGATGATCAGCCGCTCGGGCCGCTCGATCAGCCCCCCCTCGGCCGACAGCCCGCTGGCTTCGGCGCGTGCCTTGATGTAGGAGATGACCTGCGCGGTCACCAGGCAGATCGCCGTGGCGACCACCAACGACGGGCTCTGCATGCCGAACGCCGCCCACCACAGCAGTCCGCAGAATATGGCGCCGTCGCTGATGCGGTCACAGGTGGCGTCCAGCACCGAGCCGAAGCGGGTGCCGCCACCGCGCTGCCGGGCCATCGCCCCGTCGAGCATGTCGGCGAGCACGAAGATCCACACGGCGAACGCGCCCCACCACAGTTGGCCGATCGGGAACAGGGTCAGTGCACTGATCACCGACCCCGCGGTGCCCAGGATCGTGATGCTGTCGGGCGTGAAGCCCGCCTTCAGCGCGCCCTTGGCGATCGGCGTGCTCAGCTTCTCGTAGGCCGCCCTGGTCAGTAGATAGAAATCGCTCACTTCTGATTGACCCATTCGGTCGCCAGCAGTTCACGGGTCTCGCGCAGCAACTGCGGCACCACCTTCGAGCCGCCGATGATGGTGATGAAGTTGGCGTCGCCGCTCCAGCGCGGCACCACATGCATGTGCAGGTGCTCGGCCAGCGAGCCGCCCGCCGACTTGCCGAGGTTGAGTCCGACATTGAACCCGTGGGGCCGCGACACCGCCTTGATCACCCGGATCATCTTCTGTGTGAACGACATCAACTCCAGGCTCTCGTCGACGGTGAGGTCCTCCAGCTCCGAGACCTGCCGGTAGGGCACCACCATGGAGTGCCCGGGGTTATACGGATACAGGTTGAGCACCACATAGACCAACTCGCCACGGGCCACCACCAGGCCCTCCTCGTCGGGCATGGTGGGGATGTCGGTGAACGGCTGCTCGGATTTTCCCGAGCCCGCCGTCTCCCCTTTCAGCGGGCCTTCGGCGATGTAGGTCATCCGGTGCGGCGTCCAGAGGCGCTGCAGGTGATCGGGGTCGCCGGCCCCCCGGTCGACTATTCTCTGCTCTTCGCGCAAGCGCTCATCGTCAATCCTCTGCTCTTCGCGCAAGCGCTCATCGTCGCGTGTCACTTCGGCACGCCTGCATTGACGAGATCGGCTGTCGGCGCGGCATTCTGGCGGTCGGCGATCCACGTTGCGATGGCCTCGACCGCATCGTCGCGCGGCACGCCGTTGAGCTGGGACCGGTCACCGAAGCGGAAACTGACGGCGCCCGCTTCGACGTCCCGGTCACCGGCGACCAGCATGAAGGGCACCTTCTGGTTGGTGTGGTTGACGATCTTCTTCGCCATCCGGTCGTCGCTGCTGTCGACTTCGGCGCGGATACCGCGCAACTTCAGTTGCTCGGCCATGCCGTTGAGGTACGGGATGTGGTCGTCGGCGACCGGGATGCCGACCACCTGCACCGGCGCCAACCAGGCTGGGAACGCGCCTGCGTAATGCTCGGTGAGAATGCCGAAGAACCGCTCGATCGACCCGAACAGCGCGCGGTGGATCATCACCGGCCGCTGCCGCGATCCGTCGGCGGCGGTGTACTCCAACTCGAAGCGCTCCGGGAAGTTGAAGTCCAGCTGGATCGTCGACATCTGCCAACTGCGGCCGAGTGCGTCCTTGACCTGCACCGAGATCTTCGGTCCATAGAACGCCGCGCCACCGGGATCGGGCACCAGATCCAGCCCGGAGGCCGCGCCCACCTCGGCCAGCACGGCGGTCGCCTCCTCCCACAGCTCGT from Mycobacterium sp. IDR2000157661 harbors:
- the pdxS gene encoding pyridoxal 5'-phosphate synthase lyase subunit PdxS translates to MAEMLKGGVIMDVVTPEQARIAEGAGAVAVMALERVPADIRAQGGVARMSDPDLIEGIISAVTIPVMAKVRIGHFVEAQILQSLGVDYIDESEVLTPADYAHHVDKWKFTVPFVCGATNLGEALRRITEGAAMIRSKGEAGTGDVSNATTHMRKIGGEIRHLTSLSEDELYVAAKELQAPYDLVVEVARAGKLPVTLFTAGGIATPADAAMMMQLGAEGVFVGSGIFKSGDPAARAAAIVKATTFYDDPDVLAKVSRGLGEAMVGINVEDVATPHRLAERGW
- a CDS encoding glycosyltransferase family 4 protein translates to MRIGMVCPYSFDVPGGVQSHVLQLAKVMHDRGHDVSVLAPASPNADLPDYVVSGGKAVPIPYNGSIARLRFGPATHRMVKRWLADGRFDVLHLHEPNAPSLSMLALNIAEGPIVATFHTSTTKSLTLTVFEPILRPMHEKIVGRIAVSDLARRWQMEALGSDAVEIPNGVDVASFADAPPLEGYPRTGRSVLFLGRYDEPRKGVAVLLRALPRLVERFPDIEVLVVGRGDEDELRDDAGRFARHLRFLGQVDDRQKASAMRSADVYCAPHTGGESFGIVLVEAMAAGTPVVASDLDAFRRVLEDGAAGLLVPIDDADALANGLIEVLADDELRRRYIAAGADAVQRYDWSVVARQIMRVYETVSGSSIKVTVAGEGATRTKPRRTSGGVR
- a CDS encoding phosphatidylinositol mannoside acyltransferase, whose product is MTTTPSGPTAPAGPLGGRIADWGYATGWRLVRAMPEFFARNAFEAGAHYAARGGGPEQLRKNLARVVGVSPERLPDGLMRASLASYARYWREAFRLPTMNHEALGRELVVHDIDRLWSALDAGRGAILALPHSGNWDMAGVWLVQNHGTFTTVAERLKPESLYNRFVAYRESLGFEVVPLTGGDRPPFDVLLERLRSNGVVCLMAERDLSRSGVQVDFFGEATRMPAGSAKLAIATGAALLPVHCWFERDGWGMQVFPEVDASSGDVTVITQALADRFASNIAAHPADWHMMQPQWLADLPAARRAALETGS
- the pgsA gene encoding phosphatidylinositol phosphate synthase, with translation MSDFYLLTRAAYEKLSTPIAKGALKAGFTPDSITILGTAGSVISALTLFPIGQLWWGAFAVWIFVLADMLDGAMARQRGGGTRFGSVLDATCDRISDGAIFCGLLWWAAFGMQSPSLVVATAICLVTAQVISYIKARAEASGLSAEGGLIERPERLIIVLLGAGLSGLFGVPWLLHVAMWVLAVTSLITLGQRVHEVRTSPGAMDRLAKRDDGDGSDGTEAKEP
- a CDS encoding NUDIX hydrolase, which codes for MITWLVVITLAVLVVIILAVGAWALQTAHRLDRLHVRYDLSWQALDGVLARRAVVARAVAVDAYGGGPEGKRLAALADAAERAPRHAREAAENELSAALAAVEPASLPLPLVAELADSEARVLLARRFHNDAVRDTLALRERPAVRILRLGGTAALPTYFEIVERPEPVPSVNKRVSARIVLLDDRGAVLLLCGSDPARRDGSGGPEPRWWFTVGGAVQAGETLAQAAAREIAEETGLRVEPTDMIGPVWRRDAVIDFNGSVIRSEEMFFVHRTRHFEPSAAGRTGLERAYIHGHRWCDATMIEELVARGETVYPLQLGELLEQANAIADARDGVARRELQSIR
- a CDS encoding HIT family protein, which produces MDDERLREEQRIVDRGAGDPDHLQRLWTPHRMTYIAEGPLKGETAGSGKSEQPFTDIPTMPDEEGLVVARGELVYVVLNLYPYNPGHSMVVPYRQVSELEDLTVDESLELMSFTQKMIRVIKAVSRPHGFNVGLNLGKSAGGSLAEHLHMHVVPRWSGDANFITIIGGSKVVPQLLRETRELLATEWVNQK